Below is a genomic region from Sphaeramia orbicularis chromosome 6, fSphaOr1.1, whole genome shotgun sequence.
GTCAAGATCACTGTGACTTCAGGCCAGACGTTTTTGGGCCCAACAGAGAGATGCACAAGCAGATTGTAAATGAAGAACAATGGACACATCTCATTTAATGTTTTGAGGCCAGAATTGACCACATTTGGACAAATCTTCAGAACCATCTGTGAGGGGTCATGaaagagctaatgctaaatgctagcttaatgACCTGATAACCTACATTAAGCATATATGTAACAAATTTCACAGTCTTGTTAGAGTAATAATGAGTAGGTTAATTAACCAACTGTGCAGTAGTCTTTTCTgacacaaagaaacatgtttgagtcaaTAAggaaaagctcttaaagtccgaTATGGCAGGTGAGTGAGTCGTCAACCAAAGCCATGACTGTTCATCCTAAAATCTTGGAATGTTCAAACGAAACAAATGCAACTAGAATGACTCCTGCACAAAAGCTTCTAACATTGTTTTACAAATTAACTCTTTTCTGGTGGTTTCACTTTCCTCTGATGTTGGCTGAGATGCTAGTGTGTTTGTTTCCACATGAtttgagaaagaaagagaatgAGCCCTCTGTCCAACTGAACGGTTTTGTTAAACTaaaagttttaaaatgcatatagATAGTAGGATATATGTATATTCCAGTAAGATAATAGTCCTAAAACTCCTCCCAGcactaaattaaatacaaatGTGATGGCACAATCCAGCCTATATGCTAAAATAAAGCTAAACACAGCATGTGAGTGAACGCTTATTCATTTACCGGAGTCACGGCGGCACAGTGAAAGTATGCTGGCTCTGGCATGATGGCAGGCAGCTTGTTCCACTGAAAAGTTTGCAGGTTGAGCTTCCACAGGTCAGACAGGATCACCTCTCCATTATAACCACCACATACAAACACCTCTGGGAGAAGAAAAGGTGAGAGATGGTTAAAGAAATGTTTCAAAGTGGTGTGTAAAAATGAGAGCATGTGATATAATCCTCACCATCTTTGACTTGCACACAGCTGTGACAACGCCGGGCGGGAGGATATCCTGTCATGATCATGAATGAACAGTGTTTAGTAGTAAATTTAGTTCAGTGTACAGTCTTTGAAAGCCGTAAAGTTTaatccccaccccccaccccaaaaaataAAACCAGGGTAAAGATAACACACCAATTTTTTCATGGGGTTTGGTCAGTATCTCCTCCCAGTAATTTGTCTCCAAGTTATATGCGTGAACCTGATGAACAAAAGTGGTGTTAAATCcttaaaataaacatgtttctttttatAATTAAATCTCATTTGCATCTATTAATCATTTTCTTTCACCTTGTCCAGAGAATATGATGTCCATGATGTCCCTCCTCCTAAAATGTATATCCTCTGTCCATCATGAGCGAGTTCATGTCTGTACCTGTAAAAATATGCATGTTTTCAGAACGCTTTAGTTTATATACTGGGATTCACACATACTTTTAGATGATATTGTAATAATTTCAGCTGTCTGACCTTTCCTCGGGTAGATCTGAGGGTTCGTTGTTTGGTTCGAGGTAGGTCCACTCCCTGGTGGTCAGGTCCAACTTGTGCAGGTCTGTGCTGTAAACATAGCCTGTTGTCCCTCCAAATACATACAGGTAGCCATTTATAATGACCATCGCCTGGAAGTGGACAGCACTTTTAGGTTTCTGTGCAGAACACACAGCTACacagtacaaaaacaaaaaaagaaatctgcatctgtgttccatctgcaTAAAGAAACATACATTACCTGTCCGTAGATTTTGTTGGGTTTCTTCCCTCGACAGTTAAGAAGGTTCCATCGCTTGTACtgaacattgcaaacatggacgTCATTGCCATTGTTTTCACCAAATGGAATCCCAGTGCCACCAAACACAAGCAGATTGTTGCCATGCAAGACAGCTGGGAGAGACACGATCAAACAGTCACTGTTAGATACTGCATTACACTTTGTTTTCCTCAACTGTCTGGTTTAATTCAACCATTAGAGACGCTACAGATCAATATTTTAATGAGCTCCTACACTGAGGAATACTCTGCCGCTTTATTTATGATCTGTGGTCTCTGTTAAAAGGCAGCTAAAGACAAATTTATTCACAATAGCCTTTGATTGAACCCCCTTCTGTCTAGTATTACAATCATGTCTAAGGCAGTTATTGTCCATTTTTACTGATGTTCTTCTATGGCGGcattttaacaatttatttttgttaagtACTTTGATGACCATttcattatttgtattatttatctaTATCATTTGGTAACTTTATTTCTGTGATATCCTTTGTGTCCTTGCTTTGTGGAAAGTGCTACAATGAATACTCCCGACTTGATAACTTGGAGTTCACTACTCCCTGCCTGAGATGCAAATGCACACTGCCAACAGCAGGTTCATTTCTCTGCAGAATAAACAGTCGGTGCAATAATCCACACTGCAGAAGGCTGCCAATAGGAGAAAGTAGACAAAGGCATTTGGcttatgtttgtgtgtgaatatTCTGCTTTTACAAATGATTAATAAAAATGTTATGCAAATGTATCATGTGGTAGTATTAGCGTATAATTGTCTATTTATCTATTCTACTGGAGTGGACTGATGGGAATCTGGTTACTTAAGTTTATGTAAACGCATTGACTGTTTGCACATCAGGCTGACAATACAGTAGGATGTGAATCTAAAAGGAACTAAGTACGGATGTGCAGTAAGTCTACTTCTGATAAAAGAACAGGGCAGTGCATTAGTCCTTACCTGACATTGAGGCTAGTTCTGTAGGCATGTAGCCCTCTGTGTGTACTTGTTGCCAGGTAGCTGTAGCAAAGTGAAACCGCCAGAGCTCCCTAAAAAGAGGGTAGTCTTCATTCTCTGACCCGCCTGCCTCCTCAAAATCAGGGTTGTAGCCTCCGAACACATATAAATTCGTACTGTCTGCAACACAGCGGTGTCCACTCCGGGCTGGAGGTATGCAGTGTCCTGCAGGAAGAGCGGCAGCCAAAGTCTGACACTGAACTCCATTTAGCATGTAAACAAGTGTGAGGGGGACTTTAAGTGTTAGAAAGGACTTTAAGTGCTAGTACCTTCTCTCAGGAACCTGTTCGGGATTCGTAGACTGGGGCATGAAGGAGAGAAGATACGTCGAGCTTGAAGCCATCGGGCCCGCTTCTTGGATCCTAAATAATTCAAAAGGGACTAATAAGATTCAGAAAATCTGCCCAATTGAACATTTAGTCATTATAGAGTCTTTGTTGAAACCGCTCATTTCGACAACTAGAAGAAATCCCTCAAGAGTTAACACTTCCACCATCAGCAAAGAGtgatcattttaattattttttgctttaaagGACACCTGCTTTTGCTTCTGTTGAAGTGGAATTTGTTTGATGCATGATGCAATAATTTAGTTTGAGAACAGTTCATTTTTCTGTAAACAATACTGCCAAACTTATACATTTCAATTAATTAAAGTCTGGGTGTTGAAAGCATCATTatctgcattctgggaaatttaTGAAGTAATTTATGCCTTTAGTGAAATTATCTTGATTTATCAAAACACATATTAAGACAAATCCAGGTAATGAAGTGCTGAGTGTTTTCAGATATTCTGTATCACAGTCAGTTGTTTCTTCTCCTATAGTCTGACAGcctaaaaatgtcaaaaacacagTCATAAAAAACATCTACACAGGTATTTGTAATTTTGTACTAAGAAGCATGTTCAAAGAGGTCCAACATACACCCGATTCCATAGTTGAAGACTACTGTGACAATCCCACCGTAGTAGCTTCAATTCACTGACCTGGATAAACTTCTAGTATTAGTCATATAATGTGAGGGCAGTTAAGCACAGTGTATACTTAAACTTAATATAGTCAACAATAATCCAGCTATTTTCAGCACTTCGTTTTTCTATATCACTCATCTGTTATTGTCGGTTTCAGTCACTGCCAAGGTGTGTGCCTGATGTTTTACAGCAAAACTGTCACTTGTAGGCACTTGAAACcacaacagaaaaacactgtttaTACAACAAACGCACTGATAAGCGCCAGATAGTTTTTAATCCACTGAACAACTAATGGGCTTTTACTTTGAAATGGAAAAATGTTACATATGTGGAAAAGCGTATTGCTTTGTTTTAAAAATGGGTGAATCAAACTTATGTTTCCTAGTAAACATGATCATTTCTATgtattaaacagaggaaaataaaagGCGTGGTACTTCCTGCAGCTGAATCACCATTAGAGGATGTACTTCAATTGTTATTATAACTTTTCAAATTAAATGCCTCCCTTTTAATGTTTTAGTGACCACAGATTTTTCTCTGCTGGCATTCAAGTCTGCTAGTTTCTCCCTTATTCTGGTCACTTCGTATTTAGTTAATGTGTCTACGCTTTGTATCTGTGACAATAGAAACAAAATCTGCCTATTTACATCTGTGCATCGGTGTCACAAAAACTAATGTGCAAGTAACATTTCGTTTCCAGTGAAGATAATGCTAACGTGGTTTTTTGTCTCTTCTAGAGAGTCTATACATTTTTCGATCGACTTCTCACATGCAACTCCAGTCCCTATATCCAGTAATCAACAATAACATTATCTGGGTAGTTCGCCGttgatcatttatttattagctTCCGTAGCAACACAAGCTAGCTGAGATGATGCACACAGCTAGCACTGCTAACTCACCAAAGAAattcacatacatacatagtCTGTTGTATGACTAAAACAAACCCGATATTCAGTGACGTTTGTTACAAAATGAACCCTTAGTCGCCTATTTATCTTTTGGATAGTGCTTTGCTGTAGCTGAACAGTGCAGTGTTTACAAACCTGAGTCGCGGACAGAGGGCCTCCACGACAGTTTCTCAAACGTATTGAGCAAATTGGAGGTTTCGTTGTGTTCAGAGGACGACATCTCGACAGGTGATCCAAAAGACAGAGGGGTCACGCCCAGATGTGAACCAGAACCTGCTTGGGGCTGATAAAACGTTGAGGCATTAGATCGCGGGCTCCTGGAAACAGACCAAAATAAGAAACACTACATGACGTCCACACCTGCTGCTATGCTGCTGCTCCCCCGTCACAAACAAATGAGCCTGTTGACCAATCAGAGCAGCCGGAGCCTTCATGGTGCGTTCACGGACGTCATGGAGGTCTTTGTTGTTTCTGAAAAAGTCAGtcccctccaggatttcgcgggatttttttttttattgttgcagcctaaaatgcctgattttgcggcagcttttccaaaaaaattgcggtgaaagttgcgatgatttgaggatTCTTTTATTGAAGTCACAGGAACAGGGGCaattgcaaattacctagaactgTCTGTTTTTAGCAGCATCAAGGAACGTCAGCCAattagagcgcagcgtcacggaacgccagccaatgagagcgcagcgtcacggaacgccagccaatgagagtgcagcgtcacggaaagtcagccaatgagagcgcagcatcacggaacgccagccaataagagtGCAGCATcaaagaatgccagccaatgagagcgcagcgtcgcagaacgccagccaatgagagcgcagcgtcacagaacgccagccaatgagagcgcagcgtcacagaacatcagccaatgagagtgcagcgtcacagaacgtcagccattgagagggcagcgtcacagaacatcagccaatgagagcgcagtgtcacagaacgccagccaatgagagcgcagtgtaacggaacaccagccaatcagagcggagcgtcacagaacgtcagccaatgagagcgcagcgtcacagaacatcaaccaatcagagcgtagcgttacagaacgtcagccaatgagagtgcagcgtcacagaacatcaaccaatcagagcgtagcgtcacagaacgcaagccaatgagagtgcagcatcacagaacgtcagccaatgagagcacagtgttacagaacgccagccaatgagagtggagcgtcacagaacatcagccaatgagagcgcagcgtctcAGAactccagccaatgagagcgcagcatcacagaacatcaaccaatgagagcgcagcgtcacggaatgtcagccaatgagagcgcagcgtcaccgaacgtcagccaatgagagtgcagcgtcaccgaacgtcagccaatgagagcgcagcatcacagaactccagccaatgagagcgcagcgtcacagaacgccagccaatgagagcgcagcatcacagaacgtcagccaatgagagcgcagcgtctcAGAactccagccaatgagagcgcagcatcacagaatgccagccaatgagagcgcagcgtcacggaacgtcagccaatgagagcgcagagtCACCGAACGCccgccaatcagagcgcagcgtcacggaacgtcagccaattagAGCACAGCGTCATGgaaagtcagccaatgagagcgcagcgtcacggaacgccagccaataagagcgcagcgtcaaagaacgccagccaatgagagcgcagcgtcacagaatgccagccaatgagagcgcagcgtcacagaatgccagccaatgagagcgcagcatcaaagaacgccagccaatgagagcgcagcgtcaaagaatgccagccaatgagagcgcagcatcacagaacatcagccaatgagagtgtagcgtcacagaatgtcagccagtcacagcgcagcgtcacagaatgtcagccaatgagagcgcagcatcacagaacatcagccaatgagagtgtagcgtcacagaacgtcagccagtcaCAGCGCAGCGTcaaagaatgccagccaatgacagcgcagcatcacagaacatcagccaatgagagtgtagcatcacagaacgtgaGCCAgtcacagcgcagcgtcacagaaagtCAGCCACTGagagggcagcgtcacagaacgtcagccagtcacagcgcagcgtcacagaacatcagccaatgagagcacagcgtcacagaacgtcaaccaatcagagcgtagtgtcacagaacgccagccaatgagagcacagtgtaatggaacgccagccaatcagagcggagcgtcacagaacgtcagccaatgagagcgcagtgtcacagaacatcaaccaatcagagcgtagcgtcacagaacgccagccaatgagagcgcagcatcacagaatgcaaaccaatcagagcgtagcatcacagaacatcagccaatgagagcgcagtgtaacggaacgccagccaatcagagtggagcgtcacagaacgtcagccaatgagagcgcagcgtcacagaacatcaaccaatcagagcgtagcgtcacagaatgcaagccaatgagagtgcagcgtcacagaatgccagccaatgagagcgcagtgtcacagaacacgaaccaatcagagcgtagcatcacagaatgtcagccaatgagagtgcagtgtaacggaacgccagccaatcagagtggagcatcacagaacgtcagccaatgagagcgtagcgtcacagaacatcaaccaatcagagcgtagtgtcacagaacgccagccaatgagagcgcagcatcacagaacacgaACCAATCAGAGcatagtgtcacagaacatcagccaatgagagtgcagcgttacagaacgccagccaatgagagtggagcgtcacagaacatcagccaataagagtggagcgtcacagaaaaccagccaatgagagcgcagcatcacagaacatcaaccaatcagagcatagcgtcatggaacgccagccaatgagagcacagcgtcacagaacgtcagccaatgagagcacagcgtcacagaacgtcagccaatcagagcttaGCGTCTCAGAGCATCAgacaatgagagcgcagcgtcacggaacgccagccaatgagagcgcagcttcacagaacatcagccaattagAGCGCAGCATCAtggaacgtcaaccaatcagagcgtagtgtcacagaacgccagccaataagagcgcagcatcaaagaacgccagccaatgagagcgcagcgtcacagaatgccagccaatgagagcgcagtgtcaaagactgccagccaatgagagcgcagcgtcacagaacatcagccaatgacagcgcagcgtcacagaacatcagccagtaACAGTGCAGCCtcatagaacgtcagccaatgagagcgcagcgtcacagaacgtcagccaatgagagtgcagcatcacagaacgtcaaccaatcagattacagcatcacagaacgccagccaatgagagcataggttcacacaacctgagagcctgatccttagtttttctctttcctgttgtgctgttacacagttataacaaacattttttgtaataaataacttatatatacaaatgcaatgtagaacaacatcactttcatccaaatacatgcagtatgttattaatcagtccctccaggacttttctggatttatttattttttattattgtggcctaaaatgcctgattttgtggcagcttttccaaaaaattgcggtgaaagttgtgatgatttgaggcttcttttattaaagtcacaggaacatgggcatttgcaaattacctagaacagtcttttttgagttttagccttaaaaagcaccaggaagcaatgattttaaacaaaacaggctttttttcattcattcatttatttgttttgagcagaagaaaaatttaaacattttttgtgtacaaggaactaatatcagagcagatacattaataaagatgatcaagacaaaataacaattaccatctacactagtaataacaagaTAAATTCAaaatgtactgctcaaaaaggagtgggaagaagaaaactgattaaatcccacccccatctcacatttatacaacacaacacatgacttttgcttccttaatgatatagtagtatatttagggttagggttagatgggttacatgcacactcacacacatacacacaaagagaGACAGGTGCACAagtcagccaaacttgggttgctttctatctaacacataggagtaaacattaatattaacaccaagtttaatgactatttccgtttgtgagctcgttttttaactccacacacagacttacGCTCGTActccctcacgcacacacacacacgcacactcacacacaatatacagaaaggaaagcatgcctccacaggttctttattctcttctattgccttatagagtacaTCTGCGCTAactttgaccctttcagctcctgctattgttctggatccaacagcctctgtcattgggacttgtctcgtctttcctcttccagtttcagccgttctcctacatgttttgcagttgaaaagtgtctgtggagcggccactttcgttcgtgttccaccacaatatggcaggcagtgcagaacagtatacttccgcttttgtctaacatctggaaactgacttgcacgaactttggcagtgatatttgtcggtaaatgagTGTTTTGAATtgcatgtcttcatcttctcaaccgtcaacaaggaagtgaacgtgatgacatACATGTCATGCAGAgggggtgggcgaaagggggctgaggtgattagtcaaatttgcggaaaattcgcGGTGACTGGACGAAATTGCAGTGCTGTGTagaatttgcggtgattggttgaatttgcgttaatagttgcgatcgcaacattgcaaattcctggagggactgaaaaGTAAAGAATTACTCTAATGCAGGTGTGTCAAATGCATTTTACTTCAGTGGCTAGTGCTGGGCGATACCACACTTTTACAATTCGATACGATACTGATTACTtttttggtatatatatatatatatatattcaattacCGATACtttcagcaattttttttttttttattattaaaatgtttcaCTTAAAAGACATCTCCCATGACAAATAGTCAATTTAATAGCTTTAATGTGCATAACCTTTGGTGGCCATTTTTTaagcaatgaaataaatttacaaaaacacataaataataaataattaacataaacatcaacccataaagacccagtgctactttattggtggttcccaaaggaatttttctctttatgtaacctttcttaagtgatttatcattatttatcataatattatcttctgtattttgtgattttttt
It encodes:
- the LOC115420704 gene encoding kelch domain-containing protein 10-like; amino-acid sequence: MSSSEHNETSNLLNTFEKLSWRPSVRDSGSKKRARWLQARRIFSPSCPSLRIPNRFLREGHCIPPARSGHRCVADSTNLYVFGGYNPDFEEAGGSENEDYPLFRELWRFHFATATWQQVHTEGYMPTELASMSAVLHGNNLLVFGGTGIPFGENNGNDVHVCNVQYKRWNLLNCRGKKPNKIYGQAMVIINGYLYVFGGTTGYVYSTDLHKLDLTTREWTYLEPNNEPSDLPEERYRHELAHDGQRIYILGGGTSWTSYSLDKVHAYNLETNYWEEILTKPHEKIGYPPARRCHSCVQVKDEVFVCGGYNGEVILSDLWKLNLQTFQWNKLPAIMPEPAYFHCAAVTPAGCMYIHGGVINMSGNQRTGSLYKVWLVVPSLLELTWEKLLKTFPHLSQLSTLQLLSLGLTHTLIQRLK